The Chitinimonas arctica region TCTATTGGCCAGCCTTCAATATCGCCGACTCGGCCATCTGCGTCGGTGCGGTATTGATGGTGCTCGACAGCCTGCGCAAGCCCAGCGCCGGCGCCAGCCAACCAGATTGACCCGCAGGAAGCCCGTCATGACCACCATGCAAATCATTCTCGCCAATCCGCGCGGCTTCTGCGCCGGGGTGGATCGCGCCATCGCCATCGTCGAACGTGCCCTGGCGCAGTTCGGCGCGCCCATCTATGTGCGCCACGAGGTGGTCCACAATAAGTTCGTCGTGGAAGACCTGAAGCAAAAGGGCGCCATCTTTATCGAGGCCCTGGCGGATGTCCCGCCCGGCGCCACCCTGATCTTCTCGGCCCACGGCGTCCCGCAGGCGGTGCGCCGCGAGGCCGAAGCCCTGGGCCTGAAGGTATTCGATGCCACCTGCCCGCTGGTCACCAAGGTGCATATGGAGGTCAAGAAGCTGCGCGAGACCGGCTACGAGATCGTCATGATCGGTCACCGCGGCCATCCCGAGGTGGAAGGCACCATGGGCCAGTCGCAGGGCGGCATGTACCTGGTGGAAGACGCCGACGATGTGGCCGCCTTGCAGGTGCAGAATGCGGACAAGCTGTCTTATGTCACCCAGACCACGCTGAGCGTGGACGACGCCGCCGTGGTGGTCGATGCGCTGCGCCGGCGCTTCCCCACCATCGTCGGGCCGAAGAAGGACGATATCTGCTACGCCACCCAAAATCGCCAGGATGCGGTCAAGCAGTTGTCCACCCAGTCCGACGTGGTGGTGGTGGTGGGCTCGACCAATAGCTCCAATTCCAACCGGCTGCGCGAAGTGGCGGCCAATGCCGGCCTGGACGCCTACCTGGTCGACAATGCCGCCGAACTGCAAGCCGCCTGGTTTGTCGGCAAGACGAATGTAGGCGTCTCCGCCGGCGCTTCGGCCCCGGAGATCCTGGTCAAGGAAGTGATTGCCCGCATCCAGTCCTTCGGCGCGCAAAACGTCGTGGAAATGGATGGCACGGTGGAGGGAATTGTGTTTTCCCTGCCCAAGGGTCTTAACTGACGGCATGCTTCCCGGTACCGTGGCGGCGGTCGCCGTCGCGGTACCGCCTCCTCGCCGCATGGGCCACAGAAAGCGCTTCCGATTAAACCTGGCGGCCATCGTGAATCGATTCAGCCTGCATTCAGCTACTATTGCGCGCTCCACAAACAAACAATAATCCGCTTAATTTGTTGCGTCCCGGCGACAA contains the following coding sequences:
- the ispH gene encoding 4-hydroxy-3-methylbut-2-enyl diphosphate reductase, giving the protein MTTMQIILANPRGFCAGVDRAIAIVERALAQFGAPIYVRHEVVHNKFVVEDLKQKGAIFIEALADVPPGATLIFSAHGVPQAVRREAEALGLKVFDATCPLVTKVHMEVKKLRETGYEIVMIGHRGHPEVEGTMGQSQGGMYLVEDADDVAALQVQNADKLSYVTQTTLSVDDAAVVVDALRRRFPTIVGPKKDDICYATQNRQDAVKQLSTQSDVVVVVGSTNSSNSNRLREVAANAGLDAYLVDNAAELQAAWFVGKTNVGVSAGASAPEILVKEVIARIQSFGAQNVVEMDGTVEGIVFSLPKGLN